In Deinococcus roseus, a single window of DNA contains:
- a CDS encoding transposase: protein MARKKATEYTPEFKQQAVQLATREGMTVTKAALDLGISYSRLHSWVSQAKTEVGRVAGKHCCLPAPSEPDLKLSPHPAQA from the coding sequence ATGGCACGCAAAAAAGCAACCGAATACACCCCAGAGTTCAAACAACAAGCGGTTCAGCTCGCTACCCGTGAGGGCATGACGGTCACAAAGGCCGCCCTGGACTTGGGGATCTCCTACAGCCGACTGCACAGCTGGGTCAGTCAGGCCAAAACTGAAGTTGGTCGGGTAGCAGGGAAACATTGCTGTCTCCCCGCCCCCTCAGAACCGGACTTGAAGCTTTCACCTCATCCGGCTCAAGCC